In Rhizobium glycinendophyticum, a single window of DNA contains:
- a CDS encoding NAD(P)(+) transhydrogenase (Re/Si-specific) subunit beta codes for MEYGFTTAAYVVAAVLFILSLGGLSGQESAKRAVWYGIVGMGLAVVATLYGPGAGNWFVSVVMIAIGGAIGWVVAKRVQMTEMPQLVAAMHSLVGLAAVFIGFNAHIEAVDVAGLDEAARSALTGFAAILAHKTPVELTILRVEIFLGVFIGAVTFTGSVIAFGKLAGRVDGKATKLPGGHLLNAGAALGSLVLLFLYVGGAGVWTLILMTLLAFFIGYHLIMGIGGADMPVVVSMLNSYSGWAAAAIGFSLSNDLLIVVGALVGSSGAILSYIMCKAMNRSFISVILGGFGGSTGPQMEVTGEQIAIDGEGVANALNDADSVIIIPGYGMAVAQAQQSVSELTRKLRAAGKTVRFAIHPVAGRLPGHMNVLLAEAKVPYDIVLEMDEINEDFPETDVAIVIGSNDIVNPAAQEDPNSPIAGMPVLEVWKAKQVFVSKRGQGTGYSGIENPLFYKENTRMFYGDAKKSIDSILPLIK; via the coding sequence ATGGAATACGGATTCACCACAGCGGCCTATGTCGTCGCAGCCGTTCTCTTCATCCTGTCGCTCGGCGGCCTCTCGGGCCAGGAAAGCGCCAAGCGCGCCGTCTGGTACGGTATCGTCGGCATGGGGCTCGCGGTCGTCGCGACGCTTTACGGCCCCGGTGCCGGCAACTGGTTCGTCTCGGTCGTGATGATCGCGATCGGTGGCGCAATCGGCTGGGTCGTGGCTAAGCGCGTTCAGATGACCGAGATGCCGCAACTCGTTGCCGCCATGCATTCGCTGGTGGGCCTCGCCGCCGTCTTCATCGGTTTCAACGCCCATATCGAAGCCGTCGACGTCGCTGGCCTGGATGAGGCGGCCCGCTCGGCGCTCACAGGCTTTGCCGCCATTCTCGCGCACAAGACGCCGGTCGAACTGACCATCCTCAGGGTCGAAATCTTCCTCGGCGTCTTCATCGGTGCCGTAACCTTCACCGGTTCGGTCATCGCCTTCGGCAAACTTGCTGGCAGGGTCGACGGCAAGGCAACGAAACTGCCGGGCGGGCATCTGCTGAATGCCGGTGCAGCGCTGGGCTCGCTCGTCCTGCTCTTCCTCTATGTCGGCGGGGCGGGCGTCTGGACGCTCATCCTGATGACGCTCTTGGCCTTCTTCATCGGCTATCACCTGATCATGGGTATCGGCGGTGCCGACATGCCGGTCGTCGTTTCGATGCTGAACAGCTATTCCGGCTGGGCGGCAGCCGCCATCGGTTTTTCGCTGTCGAACGATCTTCTGATCGTCGTCGGCGCGCTGGTCGGCTCTTCGGGTGCGATCCTCTCCTATATCATGTGCAAGGCGATGAACCGCAGCTTCATCTCGGTCATCCTCGGCGGCTTTGGCGGCTCGACCGGGCCGCAGATGGAAGTAACCGGCGAACAGATCGCGATCGATGGCGAAGGTGTCGCCAATGCGCTGAATGATGCAGACTCGGTCATCATCATCCCAGGCTACGGTATGGCTGTTGCCCAGGCACAGCAGTCTGTCTCGGAACTGACCCGCAAGCTGCGCGCCGCAGGCAAGACCGTGCGCTTTGCCATCCACCCGGTCGCGGGCCGTCTGCCGGGCCACATGAACGTGTTGCTGGCCGAGGCCAAGGTGCCCTACGACATCGTTCTGGAAATGGACGAGATCAACGAGGACTTTCCCGAAACGGATGTGGCGATCGTCATCGGCTCGAACGACATCGTTAACCCGGCCGCCCAGGAAGACCCGAACTCGCCCATCGCCGGCATGCCGGTTCTGGAAGTGTGGAAGGCCAAGCAGGTCTTCGTCTCCAAGCGCGGCCAGGGCACCGGCTATTCCGGCATCGAGAACCCGCTATTCTACAAGGAGAACACGCGGATGTTCTACGGCGACGCGAAGAAGTCGATCGACAGTATTCTGCCGTTGATCAAGTAA
- a CDS encoding fumarylacetoacetate hydrolase family protein, whose product MKLMRVGPLGQEKPAILDKDGKVRDLSGHVADIGGAAISPEGLAKIAAIDPASLPEIAVDRIGACVAGTGKFICIGLNYSDHAAETGAAVPPEPVIFMKATSAICGPNDDVLIPRTSEKTDWEVELGVVIGKTAKYVSEADAMDYVAGYCVSHDVSERAFQTERAGQWTKGKSCDTFGPIGPWLVTKDEIADPQNLKMWLSVNGKTMQDGSSKTMVYGVAHLVSYLSQFMSLHPGDVISTGTPPGVGLGMKPPQFLKAGDVVELGIEGLGTQKQTFKADV is encoded by the coding sequence ATGAAACTCATGCGCGTCGGCCCGCTGGGCCAGGAAAAGCCCGCGATCCTCGACAAGGACGGCAAGGTCCGTGACCTCTCTGGCCATGTGGCCGACATCGGCGGTGCGGCCATCTCGCCGGAAGGCCTCGCCAAGATCGCCGCCATCGATCCGGCCTCGCTGCCGGAAATCGCAGTCGACCGCATCGGCGCCTGCGTTGCCGGCACCGGCAAGTTCATCTGCATTGGCCTGAACTATTCCGACCATGCCGCCGAAACGGGTGCTGCCGTGCCGCCGGAACCGGTCATCTTCATGAAGGCGACCTCGGCCATCTGCGGCCCGAACGACGACGTTCTGATCCCGCGCACTTCGGAAAAGACCGACTGGGAAGTCGAGCTCGGCGTCGTGATCGGCAAGACCGCGAAATACGTCTCGGAAGCCGACGCCATGGACTATGTCGCCGGCTACTGCGTCAGCCACGACGTCTCGGAACGCGCCTTTCAGACGGAGCGCGCGGGCCAGTGGACCAAGGGCAAGTCCTGCGACACCTTCGGCCCGATCGGCCCCTGGCTCGTCACCAAGGATGAAATCGCAGATCCGCAAAACCTGAAGATGTGGCTCTCGGTCAACGGGAAGACGATGCAGGACGGCTCGTCCAAGACCATGGTCTACGGCGTCGCCCACCTCGTTTCCTATCTCAGCCAGTTCATGAGCCTTCATCCCGGCGATGTCATTTCGACCGGCACGCCTCCTGGCGTCGGCCTCGGCATGAAGCCGCCGCAGTTTTTGAAGGCCGGCGACGTGGTCGAGCTCGGCATTGAGGGGCTTGGCACGCAGAAGCAGACATTCAAGGCGGATGTCTGA
- a CDS encoding type II toxin-antitoxin system RelE/ParE family toxin yields the protein MKLIQWLGSSRADVCAFPEGARIDAGWQLELVQRGEDPEDWKPMPTIGPGVREIRIREASGAFRVVYLATLEDRVLVLHAFQKKTQATPKKDIELAIRRLKRWKQEP from the coding sequence ATGAAGCTGATCCAGTGGCTGGGAAGTAGCAGAGCCGATGTTTGCGCGTTTCCCGAAGGCGCCCGGATCGATGCGGGCTGGCAGTTGGAACTGGTTCAACGGGGCGAAGATCCTGAGGACTGGAAGCCCATGCCGACCATTGGACCCGGTGTCCGAGAGATCAGGATTAGAGAAGCGTCAGGCGCGTTTCGCGTCGTCTATCTGGCAACGCTTGAGGACCGGGTCCTGGTGCTGCATGCCTTCCAGAAGAAGACGCAGGCGACACCGAAGAAAGATATTGAGCTGGCCATACGGAGGCTGAAGCGATGGAAGCAGGAACCATGA
- a CDS encoding DUF1328 domain-containing protein produces the protein MLHWILIFLLIAAVASLLGFRGVAGASAGIAKILIFVVLIIIIIALFTGVIVVA, from the coding sequence ATGCTGCACTGGATCCTGATTTTCCTCCTGATCGCCGCCGTCGCCAGCCTTCTCGGTTTTCGCGGCGTCGCTGGCGCATCCGCCGGCATCGCCAAGATCCTCATCTTCGTCGTGCTGATCATCATCATCATCGCCCTGTTCACAGGCGTGATCGTCGTCGCCTGA
- a CDS encoding helix-turn-helix domain-containing protein translates to MSEEVYGSVWDALGDTEQEAANLKARSALLFEIRKAVLGWGLSQDEAAKRLKLTRPRTNDLLRGKLAKFSLDALVNIAAAARLEIEIRVKDAA, encoded by the coding sequence ATGAGCGAAGAAGTTTACGGCAGTGTTTGGGACGCCCTGGGTGATACCGAGCAGGAAGCGGCCAATCTCAAGGCGCGTTCCGCTTTGCTCTTCGAGATCCGCAAGGCTGTTCTGGGGTGGGGGCTCTCGCAGGATGAGGCTGCAAAGCGGCTTAAGCTGACGCGTCCGCGTACCAACGATCTGCTGCGTGGGAAGCTTGCGAAGTTTTCACTCGATGCATTGGTGAATATCGCTGCGGCGGCGCGGCTTGAGATCGAGATCCGGGTGAAGGATGCGGCCTAG
- a CDS encoding Re/Si-specific NAD(P)(+) transhydrogenase subunit alpha encodes MKIGSPKEIYAGEARVGMTPDSAAQLQKLGYECLIEAGAGKAAGLSDDAYRAAGVTVVETAAALYETADIIAKVRPPETTEVDRLGPGKTLISFFYPAQNTALLEQAKAKGATVVAMDMVPRISRAQKMDALSSMANIAGYRAVIEAGNNFGRFFTGQVTAAGKIPPAKVLVIGAGVAGLAAIGTSVSLGAITYAFDVRPEVAEQIESMGAEFVFLEFEATQDGAATGGYAAPSSPEFREKQLAKFRELAPEIDIVITTALIPGRDAPKLWLADMVAAMKPGSVVVDLAAERGGNCDLTVADQKIVSDNGVTIVGYTDFPSRMAAQSSTLYATNIRHMMTDLTPAKDGVVVHNMEDDVIRGATVTKDGEITYPPPPPKIQAIAAAKPKEKVKELTPEEKRAQEIAAFKTQTRNQVALLAAGGALILLAGLYAPASFMSHFIVFVLACFVGFQVIWNVSHSLHTPLMAITNAISSIIILGALMQIGSGNFLVIILAALSVLMAGINIFGGFMVTRRMLAMFQKS; translated from the coding sequence TTGAAGATCGGATCGCCGAAGGAGATTTACGCAGGCGAAGCGCGTGTCGGGATGACGCCCGACAGCGCCGCTCAACTGCAGAAGCTCGGATACGAGTGTTTGATTGAAGCGGGCGCCGGCAAGGCTGCCGGTCTTTCGGATGACGCTTACCGCGCCGCCGGCGTGACGGTGGTAGAGACGGCCGCCGCGCTCTACGAGACGGCCGACATCATCGCCAAGGTGCGTCCGCCGGAGACGACCGAGGTCGACCGGCTCGGCCCCGGCAAGACGCTGATCTCCTTCTTCTACCCCGCGCAGAACACCGCCCTGCTCGAGCAGGCGAAGGCCAAGGGCGCAACGGTCGTGGCCATGGACATGGTGCCGCGAATTTCGCGTGCCCAGAAGATGGACGCCCTGTCGTCTATGGCCAATATCGCCGGTTATCGCGCGGTGATCGAGGCCGGCAACAATTTCGGCCGCTTCTTCACCGGTCAGGTGACCGCCGCGGGCAAGATCCCGCCGGCCAAGGTACTGGTCATCGGCGCCGGCGTCGCCGGACTTGCGGCGATCGGAACGAGTGTTTCGCTCGGCGCGATCACCTATGCCTTCGACGTGCGCCCCGAAGTCGCCGAACAGATCGAGAGCATGGGTGCCGAATTCGTCTTCCTCGAATTCGAAGCGACCCAGGATGGCGCCGCGACCGGTGGCTATGCCGCTCCCTCGTCGCCGGAATTCCGCGAAAAGCAGCTCGCCAAGTTCCGCGAGCTGGCGCCCGAGATCGATATCGTCATCACCACAGCGCTGATCCCGGGCCGTGACGCGCCGAAGCTCTGGCTCGCCGACATGGTCGCCGCGATGAAGCCCGGCTCCGTCGTCGTCGACCTCGCCGCCGAGCGTGGCGGCAATTGCGATCTGACCGTCGCGGACCAGAAAATCGTCTCCGACAACGGCGTGACCATCGTCGGCTACACCGACTTCCCGAGCCGCATGGCCGCGCAGTCGTCGACGCTCTATGCCACCAATATCCGCCACATGATGACGGACCTGACGCCGGCCAAGGACGGCGTCGTCGTGCACAACATGGAAGACGACGTCATCCGCGGCGCGACCGTCACCAAGGACGGTGAGATCACCTATCCGCCGCCGCCGCCGAAGATCCAGGCCATCGCGGCAGCCAAGCCCAAGGAAAAGGTGAAGGAGCTGACGCCCGAGGAAAAGCGGGCGCAGGAAATCGCCGCCTTCAAGACGCAGACCCGCAATCAGGTGGCTCTTCTCGCCGCCGGCGGCGCGCTGATCCTGCTTGCCGGTCTTTATGCACCCGCCAGCTTCATGAGCCATTTCATCGTCTTCGTGCTTGCCTGCTTCGTCGGCTTCCAGGTCATCTGGAATGTCAGCCATTCGCTGCACACGCCGTTGATGGCGATCACCAATGCCATCTCCTCGATCATCATTCTGGGTGCCCTGATGCAGATCGGATCGGGCAACTTCCTGGTGATCATCCTCGCCGCGCTGTCGGTCCTGATGGCCGGCATCAACATCTTCGGTGGCTTCATGGTCACCCGGCGCATGCTCGCCATGTTCCAGAAGTCTTGA
- a CDS encoding CopG family ribbon-helix-helix protein, producing the protein MATSLKIDDALKERVQQLANERKRSAHGLMLEAIEQYVEREEARESFTREALASWTAYKETGRHLTLDEVSDWLETWGTTDEKPVSECHE; encoded by the coding sequence ATGGCGACCTCGCTGAAAATCGATGACGCATTGAAAGAGCGGGTGCAGCAACTGGCCAACGAGCGCAAACGCTCGGCGCATGGACTGATGCTGGAAGCGATTGAGCAATATGTGGAGCGGGAAGAGGCGCGTGAAAGCTTCACGCGCGAGGCACTGGCATCCTGGACCGCTTACAAGGAAACGGGTCGCCACCTGACGCTTGACGAGGTGAGCGACTGGCTCGAAACCTGGGGCACAACTGACGAGAAGCCGGTGTCAGAGTGCCACGAGTAA
- a CDS encoding Crp/Fnr family transcriptional regulator, which yields MVSEPRQNPVRVSCYECPLRSIGQFRPFTNEELDFVAQFKRGELQADPGTTVLVEGARSAHLYTVLSGWGFRYKILEDGRRQILNYVVPGDMVGLQGAVMDEMQHSVEALTPMTLCVFERSRLFSLFERHAGLGFDLTWLAAREEVILDEHLLSIGRRSALERASYLLAFLFDRGTLAGLLDDNRRHIPVTQMHFADTLGLSIVHTNKTLKKLADRELIRWRDRGCEVMDPEGLRAIAGWTPGDARIRPFI from the coding sequence ATGGTATCGGAACCGCGCCAAAATCCGGTTCGCGTCAGTTGTTATGAATGCCCCTTGCGCAGCATAGGCCAATTTCGCCCCTTCACCAATGAGGAGCTTGATTTCGTCGCGCAATTCAAGCGAGGCGAGCTCCAGGCTGACCCCGGCACGACGGTGCTGGTCGAGGGCGCGCGCAGCGCGCACCTCTATACGGTGCTGTCGGGCTGGGGCTTCCGCTACAAGATCCTCGAAGACGGGCGGCGGCAGATTCTCAATTACGTCGTTCCAGGCGACATGGTGGGGCTGCAGGGCGCCGTCATGGACGAGATGCAGCATTCGGTCGAGGCACTGACACCGATGACACTCTGCGTATTCGAGCGCAGCAGGTTGTTCTCGCTTTTCGAGCGCCACGCGGGATTGGGTTTCGACCTGACCTGGCTCGCCGCGCGTGAAGAGGTCATCCTCGACGAGCATCTTCTCAGCATTGGACGACGATCGGCGCTGGAGCGCGCGTCCTACCTGCTGGCGTTTCTGTTCGATCGCGGGACCCTGGCGGGACTGCTGGACGACAACCGCCGGCACATTCCAGTGACGCAGATGCATTTTGCCGACACGCTTGGCCTTTCCATCGTGCATACCAACAAGACGCTGAAGAAGCTGGCTGATCGGGAGCTGATTCGCTGGCGCGATCGCGGCTGTGAGGTGATGGACCCTGAAGGCCTGCGGGCGATCGCGGGTTGGACGCCGGGCGACGCGCGCATCCGCCCCTTCATCTGA
- a CDS encoding DUF1328 domain-containing protein, with the protein MLYYALVFLVVALIAGVLGFGGIAGASAGIAKILFAIFIILFLVSLAMRLFRQA; encoded by the coding sequence ATGCTCTACTACGCTCTTGTCTTTCTCGTCGTCGCCCTGATCGCGGGCGTTCTTGGATTTGGTGGTATTGCAGGCGCATCCGCTGGTATTGCCAAGATCCTTTTCGCCATCTTCATCATTCTCTTCCTCGTCTCGCTTGCAATGCGCCTGTTCCGGCAGGCCTGA
- a CDS encoding type II toxin-antitoxin system RelE/ParE family toxin, with the protein MPRVIVTEGAAIGLERCRRFLEAKSAEAAQKAAKQINRQFRLLATQPDIGRPMQRTPELRELSIPFGNSGYVALYRHEIPRDTVYILAFRHQREAGY; encoded by the coding sequence GTGCCACGAGTAATCGTTACGGAAGGAGCGGCGATTGGCTTGGAACGATGCCGCCGCTTCCTTGAGGCGAAGTCGGCGGAGGCAGCTCAGAAAGCAGCCAAGCAAATCAATCGACAATTCAGGCTGCTGGCGACCCAACCGGACATCGGAAGACCAATGCAACGCACGCCCGAGCTCCGGGAATTGAGCATTCCGTTTGGCAATTCAGGCTATGTCGCGCTCTATCGACACGAAATTCCGCGAGACACTGTCTATATTCTCGCTTTCCGCCACCAACGGGAAGCGGGGTACTGA
- a CDS encoding NepR family anti-sigma factor, translated as MAAFHPGVSAQLREFYQSVQEEGIPQRFLELLERLDMAERRAEEGIQNREVAR; from the coding sequence ATGGCTGCCTTTCATCCCGGCGTGTCGGCCCAGTTGCGCGAATTCTACCAGTCGGTCCAGGAAGAGGGGATTCCGCAACGGTTCCTCGAACTGCTTGAACGTCTGGATATGGCAGAGCGCCGTGCAGAGGAAGGCATCCAAAACAGGGAAGTCGCTCGATGA
- a CDS encoding RNA polymerase sigma factor, translating to MTVDAKSTDHSFKRDLLAALPNLRAFAVSLTGRHHVADDLVQDTIMKAWAKQDHFEPGTNMKAWLFTILRNEFYSQMRKRGREVSDTDGIFTSQLSTHPQQYGSLDLQDFKRALDQLPSDQREAIILVGASGFAYEEAAEICGCAVGTIKSRINRARNKLQEILGVSGEGDYGPDANSSAVIKKAFAV from the coding sequence ATGACCGTTGACGCCAAGTCGACTGACCACTCGTTCAAGCGCGACCTTCTGGCGGCGCTGCCAAACCTGCGAGCATTCGCCGTGTCATTGACCGGGCGCCACCATGTGGCAGATGACCTGGTCCAGGATACCATCATGAAGGCTTGGGCGAAGCAGGATCATTTCGAGCCAGGCACCAATATGAAGGCCTGGCTGTTCACCATTCTGCGCAACGAGTTCTATTCGCAAATGCGCAAGCGTGGCCGCGAAGTCTCCGACACGGATGGCATCTTCACGTCGCAGCTTTCGACGCATCCCCAGCAATATGGCTCGCTCGACCTGCAGGATTTCAAGCGCGCTCTGGACCAGTTGCCGAGTGACCAGCGCGAAGCCATCATTCTGGTCGGCGCCTCGGGCTTCGCCTATGAAGAAGCAGCCGAAATCTGCGGCTGTGCCGTTGGCACCATCAAGAGTCGTATCAACCGCGCCCGCAACAAGCTTCAGGAGATCCTGGGCGTGAGCGGTGAGGGGGACTACGGGCCCGATGCGAACAGTTCAGCGGTCATCAAGAAAGCCTTTGCCGTCTGA